Within the Pseudomonas guangdongensis genome, the region GGCCGTAGACCAGCGCCTGCTGCAGCGGCGTGGCCAGCGGCATGAGCAGCACGCCGACCAGCGCCAGGGTGCTGCCCGAGGCGGCGGCGCCGAGCAGGAAGTTGCAGCGCCATTGCGGCAGCGCCTGGCGCTCGGGGTCGGCGCGCTCGAAGGCCGAGGTCTGCCACAGGCGCAGGCCGACCAGCAGGGTCAGCCACAGCAGCAGGGGCGCGAGCAGGTGGTTGGCGCCGGCGTCCCAGAGCAAGCCGGCGCAGGTCAGGCCGCTGAGCAGCATCAGCAGGGTGGGCAGGCGCGAGCCTTCGTAGAGCTGGCGGGTCAGGGCGGCGTCGATCTGGGTGAGATAGCGGCGGCGCACCGCCTCCGGCTCCAGAGCGGGCGGCACCGTGTCCGTGCGGGCAAGCAGAATCATCAAAATGGCAAACCCTGTTCTTTTTTTATAGTTTTCCCCGGCCCGCGCAGGGCGCGTCGGGCGTGCGGCTCTTGGCGGCGCACAGACTCCAGAGTTTGCCCCGTCTTTCGCCGCACCGCTAGAATGCATCGATGCGCGAAGACCTATCCTTTCTGCTTAGTTCCCTCAACGACGCCCAACGCCAGGCGGTCGCCGCCCCGCTCGGCCGCCAGCTGGTGCTGGCCGGCGCCGGCTCGGGCAAGACCCGCGTGCTGGTGCATCGCATCGCCTGGCTGATCGAGGTGGAGGGCGCCGGCGCCCACTCGATCCTCTCGGTGACCTTCACCAACAAGGCCGCCGCCGAGATGCGCGTGCGCATCGAACAGCTGCTCGGCAGCAATCCGGCGGGCATGTGGGTGGGCACCTTCCACGGCCTGGCCCACCGCCTGCTGCGCGCCCACTGGCAGGAGGCGGGGCTGGTCGAGAACTTCCAGATCCTCGACTCCGACGACCAGCAGCGCCTGGTCAAGCGGGTGATCCGCGAGCTGGGCCTCGACGACAACAAGTGGCCGGCGCGCCAGGCACAGTGGTTCATCAACGGCCAGAAGGACGAGGGCATCCGCCCGAAACACATCCAGCCGGCCGGCGACCTGTACCTGGGCACCATGCTGCAGATCTACGCCGCCTACGAGGCCGCCTGCGCGCGCGCCGGCGCGGTGGACTTCGCCGAGCTGCTGCTGCGCTCACTGGAGCTGTGGCGCGACAACCCGGCGCTGCTCGCCCATTACCAGCAGCGCTTCCGGCACATCCTGGTCGACGAGTTCCAGGACACCAACGCCGTGCAGTACGCCTGGCTGCGCCACCTGGCGGCGCCGGCCGGCACGCCGGGCACCAGCCTGATGGTGGTCGGCGACGACGACCAGTCGATCTACGGCTGGCGCGGCGCGCGGATCGAGAACATCCAGCAGTTCGGCCGTGACTTCGCCGACGCCCAGACCATCCGCCTGGAGCAGAACTACCGCTCCACCGCGCGGATCCTCAAGGCCGCCAACGCGCTGATCGCCAACAACCAGGGGCGCCTGGGCAAGGAACTGTGGACCGAGGGCGACGAGGGCGAGCCGATCAGCCTGTACGCCGCCTTCAACGAATACGACGAGGCGCGCTTCATCGTCGAGCGCATCCAGGACGCCGTGCGCAAGGACGGCCTCAAGCGCAGCGAGATCGCCATCCTCTACCGCTCCAACGCCCAGTCGCGGGTGCTGGAGGAGGCGCTGCTGCGCGAACGCATTCCCTACCGGATCTATGGCGGCCAGCGCTTCTTCGAGCGCGCCGAGATCAAGAACGCCATGGCCTACCTGCGCCTGATCCGCCTGCGCGACGACGACGCGGCGCTGGAGCGGGTGCTCAACCTGCCGCCGCGCGGCATCGGCGAGAAGACCGTGGAAATCCTCCGCGAGGTGGCGCGCGGCCAGCAGCTGTCGCTGTGGCGCGCGCTGCACCAGGCGGTCGGCCAGAAGCTGCTGCCCGGCCGCGCCGCCGGCGCGCTGAACGCCTTCGTCGAGCTGATCGACACCCTCGCCCTGCGCGTCGAGGAGCAGCCGCTGCACCTGATCGTCCAGACGGTGATCGAGCAGAGCGGGCTGATCCCCTTCCACCTCGCCGAGAAGGGCGAGAAGGGCCAGACCCGCGTCGACAACCTCGAGGAGCTGGTCAGCGCCGCGCGCGCCTTCGAGCCGGCCGAGGACGCGCTGTCGCCGCTCGCCGCGTTCATCGACCACGCCGCCCTGGAGGCCGGCGAGGCGCAGGCCGAGGAAGGCGAGGACAGCGTGCAGCTGATGACCCTGCACAGCGCCAAGGGCCTGGAGTTCCCGCTGGTGTTCCTCGCCGGCGCGGAGGAAGGCCTGTTCCCCCACAAGATGAGCCTGGAAGAGCCCGGCCGCCTCGAAGAGGAGCGCCGCCTCGCCTACGTCGGCCTGACCCGCGCCATGCAGCGCCTGGTGCTGACCTACGCCGAGACCCGCCGCCTGTTCGGCAGCGAGACCTACAACAAGGTGTCGCGCTTCGTCCGCGAGATCCCGCCGGGGCTGGTCCACGAGGTACGCCTGGCCGGCAGCGTCAGCCGGCCGATGGCCGCGCAGCGCAGCGGCGCCAGCCCGTTCGCCGGGGCCGGCGTGCCGGAAACCGCCTTCGCCCTCGGCCAGCGCGTGCGCCATGCGCTGTTCGGCGAAGGGGTGATCCTCAACTACGAAGGCAGCGGCGCCCAGGCCCGCGTGCAGGTGAATTTCGACGCCGAAGGCAGCAAATGGCTGATGCTGTCCTACGCCAAGCTGGAAGGCCTGTAGCCGCCAGCCACGCTCCGCACAACGACAACCACGGCCGATAGCGGCCCCATCGAGCAATGGAGAACCCCCGATGAATCGTCGCCAACTGTTCGGCGCTGCCGCAGCGCTGCTGGCCGCCATGGGCCTGAGCGCCTGCAAGGACGACAGCCCCGCGCCCCAGGCCGCCGCCCAGCCGGCCGCCGCGCCGGTGCAGAACGTCACCTGGAAGATGGTCACCTCCTGGCCGAAGAACTATCCGGGCCTGGGCACCGGCGCCGAGGGCTTCGCCCAGCGGGTCAACGCCATGAGCGGCGGGCGCCTGACCATCAAGGTCTACGCCGGCGGCGAGCTGGTGCCGCCGCTGGAGGTGTTCGACGCGGTGTCGCGCGGCACCGCCGAGATCGGCCACAGCACGCCCTACTACTGGAAGGGCAAGGTGCCGGCGGCGCAGCTGTTCACCGCCGTGCCGTTCGGCCTGTCCACCCCGGAAATGACCGCCTGGCTGCATCACGGCGGCGGCCTGCAGCTGTGGGAAGAAGCCTACGCCCCGCACGGCGTCAAGCCGCTGGTGGCGGGCAACTCCACCATGCAGATGGGCGGCTGGTTCAACAAGGAAATCAACAGCCTGGAAGACCTCAAGGGGCTGAAGATCCGCACCCCGGGCCTCGGCGCGGAAGTCTACAACCGCCTCGGCGCGACCACCGTCAACCTGCCCGGCGGCGAAGTGTTCACCGCCATGCAGACCGGGGCGATCGACGCCACCGACTGGGTCAGCCCCTACAACGACCTGGCCTTCGGCATCCACAAGACCGCCAAGTACTACTACTACCCCGGCTGGCAGGAGCCGCAGGCGGTCATCGAGCTGCTGATCAACCAGAAGGCCTGGGACGCCCTGCCGGCCGACCTGCAAGCCATCGTCAGCGAAGCCGCACGCGCCGCCAACCAGGTGATGATCGACGAGTTCGTCTACAACAACGCCAAGGCGCTGGCAGAGCTGAAGAAGCAGGGCGTCGAGCTCAAGCGCTTCCCCGACCCGGTGCTGGCCGCCATGCGTCACGAGTCCGAGCAGGTGCTCGACCAGCTGGCCAGCCAGAACGAGCTGAACGGGCGCATCTGGAACTCGATGAAGGCCTTCCGCGAGGAAGTCGGCGAGATGCACAAGCTGTCCGAGAAAGAACTCTACAACTGGCGCTGATCCCCTCCCGGCTGCGCCGCGCCCGTCCTCCCCGCCATCGGCGGGCAGGGCGGCGCGCGGCGCAACAGCCCGAAACACTCTGCAACTGGTCGCCCGACCCGCACTGCGCAAAGATGACGCGCGTGAACCACCCCACCGAGAGTCCGCTCCCCATGCAACGATTCCTCAGCCTGGCCATGGCCCTGTGCCTCAGCCTGACGCTCAGCGTCGACGCCTTCGCCGCCAAGCGCTTCGGCGGCGGCAAGTCCTTCGGCTCCGCGCCGGCCCACCAGACCCAGCAACGCCAGACCCCGCAGGCCGCGCCGGCGCCGAACGCCGCCGGTGCCGCGGCTGCCGCCCGTCCGGCCAGCGGCGCCTCGCGCTGGCTCGGCCCGCTGGCCGGCATCGCCGCCGGCGGCCTGCTCGCCTCGATGTTCATGGGCGACGGCTTCGAAGGCTTCCAGCTGTTCGACTTCCTGATGCTCGGCGGTATCGCCCTGCTGGCGTTCATGGCGATCCGCGCCCTCGCCCGCCGCAAGCTGCAGGCCCAGGGCGCCACTCCGGCCTACGCCGGCATGGGCAACGCCCAGGCCTACCAGGCGCCGCAGCCGGCACCGGCCGCCAGCGGCGTGTTCGGCGGCGCCGCCCCGGCCGCCGCGCGCACCTTCAACGCTCCGGCCTGGTTCGACGAGCAGCGCTTCGTCGGCATCGCCCGCGAACACTTCATGAACCTGCAGCAGCACTGGGACGCGGCGGAGATGGACAAGATCGCCGAGTTCGTCACCCCGCAGATGCTCGACTTCCTGCGCCAGGAGCGCGCCAGCCTCGGCGACGGCTTCCAGTCCACCTACGTCGACAACCTGCAGGTGCAGCTCGACGGCGTCGAGCAGCAGGGCGGCAAGACCATCGCCACCCTGACCTTCGCCGGCGTGGCCAAGAGCTCGCGCTTCGACCAGGGCGAGGCGTTCAGCGAAAGCTGGCGCATGGAGCGCCTCGACGGCGACAACCAGCCCTGGCTGATCGCCGGCATCCGCCAGAACGGCTGAGGCCTCCTGTCCTGCGCAGAACCCCGGGCTTGCCCGGGGTTCTTCGTTTCAGTGCCGCCCCAGCGCGCGCCAATTGCCCCTCGCCAGCCTGTGCCGACTGGTCTATAAAGCCTTCCCCCACCCCGAGAGGAGCACCGTCGTGGAAGACGTCATCGACCGCCTGCGCGAACTGAACGAACCTGTGCCGGTCCCCCTGGAACTGCCGGACGAGGACCTGCTGGTGGAGATCCAGGAGCAGATCCTCATCCACCTGCCCTTCGAACTGCGCGAATACCTGCTCAAGGCCAGCGACGTGGTCTATGGCCACCTCGAACCGGTGACCGTCTGCGATCCGCAGTCGCACACCTACCTGCCGGACGTCGCCGCGCGGGCCTGGGATGCCGGCGTGCCGCGCTACCTGGTGCCGCTGTGCGAGGACGGCGGGCGCTACTACTGCGTCGCCGAGGACGGCGAGGTGCTGCTCTGGGAGGATGGCGAACTGGACGAGGAAGGCACCTGGGATTCGCTGTGGAGCTGGGTCGAGGACGTCTGGCTGGCGGACGCCTGAGCCGGCGCGAGCACTCCACGCCGGCGCACATAGCGCCGCCGGGCACGCGAGGGGTCGCGCGCCCGGCGCGGCATCAGCCGTCCGCGGGCACGGCGTGGCCGTCCTGCGGCAGCGGACGGAGGGTCATCTTGGCGATGCGCCGCTCCTTCACCTCGGTGACCACCAGCCGCCAGCCGGCATGCTCGACCCGGTCGCCGATCAGCGGCAGGCGGTCGAGCAGGCTCATCACCAGGCCGGCCAGGGTCTGGTAGTCGTCGGTCGGCCATGCCCGGAAGCCCAGCCGCTCGCGTAGTACCGCAAGGTTCAGCGCGCCGCTGACCCGGTAGCCGCCGTCCTCCAGCGCCTCGATGTCCGGGCCGTCCATCTCGCTGGCGTCCGGCAGCTCGCCGGCGATGGCTTCGAGGATGTCGGTGAGGGTCAGCAGGCCCTCGAAACCGCCGAACTCGTTGACCACGAAGGCCACGTGGGTCGAGGCCTGGCGCATCTGCTCCAGGGCGCTGAGCACCGAGGCGCTGTCGGGCAGGTTGATCGGCTGGCGGACCAGGCTCTCGATGTCCGGCGCCGTGCCCTTGAGCAGTTCCTTGAACAGCTCCTTCTTGTGGATGTAGCCCAGCGGCTCGTCGGCCGCCGCGCCGCGCGAGACCA harbors:
- a CDS encoding Tim44 domain-containing protein, which produces MQRFLSLAMALCLSLTLSVDAFAAKRFGGGKSFGSAPAHQTQQRQTPQAAPAPNAAGAAAAARPASGASRWLGPLAGIAAGGLLASMFMGDGFEGFQLFDFLMLGGIALLAFMAIRALARRKLQAQGATPAYAGMGNAQAYQAPQPAPAASGVFGGAAPAAARTFNAPAWFDEQRFVGIAREHFMNLQQHWDAAEMDKIAEFVTPQMLDFLRQERASLGDGFQSTYVDNLQVQLDGVEQQGGKTIATLTFAGVAKSSRFDQGEAFSESWRMERLDGDNQPWLIAGIRQNG
- a CDS encoding TRAP transporter substrate-binding protein, with amino-acid sequence MNRRQLFGAAAALLAAMGLSACKDDSPAPQAAAQPAAAPVQNVTWKMVTSWPKNYPGLGTGAEGFAQRVNAMSGGRLTIKVYAGGELVPPLEVFDAVSRGTAEIGHSTPYYWKGKVPAAQLFTAVPFGLSTPEMTAWLHHGGGLQLWEEAYAPHGVKPLVAGNSTMQMGGWFNKEINSLEDLKGLKIRTPGLGAEVYNRLGATTVNLPGGEVFTAMQTGAIDATDWVSPYNDLAFGIHKTAKYYYYPGWQEPQAVIELLINQKAWDALPADLQAIVSEAARAANQVMIDEFVYNNAKALAELKKQGVELKRFPDPVLAAMRHESEQVLDQLASQNELNGRIWNSMKAFREEVGEMHKLSEKELYNWR
- a CDS encoding SMI1/KNR4 family protein: MEDVIDRLRELNEPVPVPLELPDEDLLVEIQEQILIHLPFELREYLLKASDVVYGHLEPVTVCDPQSHTYLPDVAARAWDAGVPRYLVPLCEDGGRYYCVAEDGEVLLWEDGELDEEGTWDSLWSWVEDVWLADA
- the uvrD gene encoding DNA helicase II, translating into MREDLSFLLSSLNDAQRQAVAAPLGRQLVLAGAGSGKTRVLVHRIAWLIEVEGAGAHSILSVTFTNKAAAEMRVRIEQLLGSNPAGMWVGTFHGLAHRLLRAHWQEAGLVENFQILDSDDQQRLVKRVIRELGLDDNKWPARQAQWFINGQKDEGIRPKHIQPAGDLYLGTMLQIYAAYEAACARAGAVDFAELLLRSLELWRDNPALLAHYQQRFRHILVDEFQDTNAVQYAWLRHLAAPAGTPGTSLMVVGDDDQSIYGWRGARIENIQQFGRDFADAQTIRLEQNYRSTARILKAANALIANNQGRLGKELWTEGDEGEPISLYAAFNEYDEARFIVERIQDAVRKDGLKRSEIAILYRSNAQSRVLEEALLRERIPYRIYGGQRFFERAEIKNAMAYLRLIRLRDDDAALERVLNLPPRGIGEKTVEILREVARGQQLSLWRALHQAVGQKLLPGRAAGALNAFVELIDTLALRVEEQPLHLIVQTVIEQSGLIPFHLAEKGEKGQTRVDNLEELVSAARAFEPAEDALSPLAAFIDHAALEAGEAQAEEGEDSVQLMTLHSAKGLEFPLVFLAGAEEGLFPHKMSLEEPGRLEEERRLAYVGLTRAMQRLVLTYAETRRLFGSETYNKVSRFVREIPPGLVHEVRLAGSVSRPMAAQRSGASPFAGAGVPETAFALGQRVRHALFGEGVILNYEGSGAQARVQVNFDAEGSKWLMLSYAKLEGL